In Syntrophales bacterium, one genomic interval encodes:
- a CDS encoding peptide chain release factor 3, with protein sequence MEKESIRIIVDRHHQKEVRQRRNFGIISHPDAGKTTLTEKLLLFGGAIQQAGAIRARKASRHALSDWMAVEKDRGISVTTSVMRFNYRDYEINLLDTPGHQDFSEDTYRVLTAVDSALMVIDSGKGVEPQTEKLMEVCRMRNTPIITFINKLDRDGLPPLDLLSDIEDKLQVECIPLSWPVGMGKSFKGVYNRYRREMHLFTPGENRHIHEGITISDLTDSRLDALLGSQAGELRSDMELLEGAADTFSIEHYLKGSQTPVFFGSAINNFGVRELLDTFVEMAPSPLPRTAVTRTVSPYEEDFSGFVFKIQANMDPSHRDRIAFFRICSGTFHRGMKVVHHRIGKEMSLANATIFMSQDRTSVEEAWPGDIIGIHNHGTLKVGDTLTAKEPLKFTGIPSFAPEQFRRVRLKNPIKIKQLQKGLVQLAEEGTVQVFRPRARNEIILGAVGTLQFEVTARRLKDEYGAETVYDEAPCTVARWVSCGDRKALKEFEEQNSSSFFYDSEDRPAFLTTSEWRLEHTMKTWPHIAFHKTREHR encoded by the coding sequence ATGGAAAAAGAATCGATACGTATCATCGTGGACAGACATCACCAAAAAGAAGTGCGCCAGCGTCGGAACTTCGGCATCATCAGTCACCCCGACGCGGGGAAAACCACACTGACAGAAAAACTTCTCCTTTTCGGCGGCGCCATCCAGCAGGCAGGTGCTATCCGGGCGAGGAAGGCTTCCCGCCACGCCCTGAGCGACTGGATGGCCGTGGAAAAAGACCGGGGAATCTCCGTCACGACATCGGTCATGAGATTCAATTACCGGGACTATGAAATCAACCTTCTCGACACACCGGGTCACCAGGATTTCTCGGAAGACACGTACCGGGTCCTTACCGCGGTGGACAGCGCCCTCATGGTCATCGACAGCGGCAAGGGGGTCGAACCGCAGACGGAAAAACTGATGGAGGTGTGCCGCATGCGCAACACACCCATCATTACCTTTATTAACAAGCTTGACCGCGACGGACTGCCGCCCCTGGATCTCTTGTCCGACATCGAGGACAAACTCCAGGTTGAATGCATCCCTCTTTCCTGGCCCGTGGGAATGGGAAAAAGCTTCAAGGGGGTCTACAACCGCTACCGCCGGGAGATGCACCTTTTTACACCCGGAGAAAACCGACATATACATGAGGGTATTACCATCAGCGATCTCACCGACAGCCGGCTGGATGCACTGCTCGGAAGTCAGGCCGGTGAGTTGCGAAGCGATATGGAACTCCTGGAGGGTGCCGCCGACACGTTCTCGATAGAGCACTACCTGAAAGGCAGCCAGACGCCGGTATTTTTCGGTAGCGCTATCAACAACTTCGGCGTCAGGGAACTGCTGGATACCTTCGTTGAAATGGCCCCGTCTCCCCTGCCGAGAACCGCTGTAACCAGAACCGTGTCGCCCTACGAGGAAGACTTCTCCGGTTTTGTTTTTAAAATACAGGCAAACATGGACCCGTCCCACCGGGATCGCATCGCCTTTTTTCGAATCTGCTCGGGAACATTCCACCGGGGTATGAAGGTTGTACATCACAGGATCGGCAAGGAGATGTCCCTGGCCAACGCGACAATCTTCATGTCCCAGGACCGGACCAGCGTGGAGGAGGCATGGCCCGGCGACATCATCGGAATTCATAACCACGGAACGCTCAAGGTAGGAGACACCCTGACGGCGAAGGAACCGCTCAAGTTCACGGGCATTCCCAGCTTCGCCCCGGAGCAGTTCCGTCGTGTCCGGCTTAAAAACCCCATTAAAATCAAGCAGTTGCAGAAGGGTCTGGTGCAGCTTGCCGAAGAAGGGACCGTGCAGGTTTTCAGGCCGAGGGCACGAAACGAGATTATCCTGGGAGCTGTTGGAACACTTCAGTTCGAGGTAACAGCCCGGCGCCTGAAGGACGAATACGGTGCGGAGACGGTCTATGACGAGGCCCCCTGCACCGTTGCCCGGTGGGTATCATGCGGGGACCGGAAAGCACTGAAGGAGTTCGAGGAACAAAACAGCTCCTCCTTCTTTTATGATTCCGAGGACCGACCGGCATTTCTGACAACCAGTGAATGGCGCCTGGAACACACCATGAAGACATGGCCCCATATTGCCTTTCACAAGACTCGGGAACATCGTTGA